One window from the genome of Lutra lutra chromosome X, mLutLut1.2, whole genome shotgun sequence encodes:
- the LOC125091453 gene encoding TSC22 domain family protein 4-like, which translates to MWFPLSWITGKPLARAPPEPRRRRGLGCERDLRASPAPPIPVPCGAASWEGAGVGDARGGRSPPRWEPPSERPCGRCALRRSCRSPRQRQRQAEGRRGRAGQGAGRAPCAAGEQAGSFRAEKELLASFGARASGASVVAIDNKIEQAMDLVKNHLMYAVREEVEILKEQIRELVEKNSQLERENTLLKTLASPEQLEKFQSRLSPEEPVPDTPQAPEAPGGSAV; encoded by the exons ATGTGGTTTCCGTTAAGCTGGATAACAGGTAAACCACTGGCCAGGGCTCCCCCGGAGCCGAGGCGCCGGCGGGGGCTGGGCTGCGAGCGGGATCTCCGAGCGAGCCCTGCGCCGCCGATCCCCGTTCCCTGCGGTGCAGCATCCTGGGAAGGGGCGGGGGTAGGGGACGCAAGGGGGGGGCGGTCACCGCCGCGCTGGGAGCCGCCGTCGGAGCGTCCCTGCGGCCGCTGCGCCTTGAGAAGGAGCTGCCGCAGCCCGAGGCAGAggcagcggcaggcagaggggcggcggggccgggctgggcagggggctggccGCGCGCCTTGCGCCGCCGGGGAGCAGGCCGGAAGCTTCCGAGCCGAGAAGGAATTGCTAGCTAGCTTCGGGGCGCG TGCCTCTGGAGCCAGCGTGGTGGCCATAGACAACAAGATCGAGCAGGCCATG GATCTGGTGAAGAATCATCTGATGTATGCTGTCAGAGAGGAGGTGGAGATCCTGAAGGAGCAGATCCGAGAGCTGGTGGAGAAGAACTCCCAGCTGGAGCGCGAGAATACCCTCTTGAAGACCCTGGCGAGCCCAGAGCAGCTGGAGAAGTTCCAGTCTCGTCTGAGCCCCGAGGAGCCGGTTCCCGACACCCCGCAGGCGCCCGAGGCCCCCGGTGGTTCTGCGGTGTAA